A stretch of DNA from Pleurocapsa minor HA4230-MV1:
TTTTTCTCACAATTGGCTTGATGTACTTTCGTGTCAAGTCATTAAAATTGTAATCATTCCAACGATCTTAATAAATATAATTTCGGAGATCTATTTCCATGACAATAGCAGTAGGACGCGCACCAGCCAAGCGCGGTATCTTTGATGCCGTAGACGACTGGCTCAAGCGCGATCGCTTCGTATTCGTAGGATGGTCGGGTATCTTACTCTTCCCTTGTGCCTATA
This window harbors:
- a CDS encoding photosystem II D2 protein (photosystem q(a) protein), with the protein product MTIAVGRAPAKRGIFDAVDDWLKRDRFVFVGWSGILLFPCAY